In Gossypium arboreum isolate Shixiya-1 chromosome 6, ASM2569848v2, whole genome shotgun sequence, the following are encoded in one genomic region:
- the LOC108465452 gene encoding uncharacterized protein LOC108465452 — translation MVLPARAPYRMSPPELEELRKQLKELLDAGFIRPSKSPYGAPVLFQKKHDGSFRMCIDYRALNKITVRNRYPIPLIANLFDQLGSTRWVTKLDLRSGYHQVRIAEGDKPKIACVTRKSLDEHVEDLREVFQTLRENELFVKEEKCTFAPREVPFLGHIVGGGKIRMDESKVRAIAEWEAPTKVIELRSFLGLANYYRRFIEGYSRITAPLTGMLKKGKVWDWNPQCERAFNQLKQVMTSEPVLALPNYLKPYKVRTDASDYAIRGVLMQEGHPIAFESRKLNETERRYTIQEKEITTVVHCLRTWRYYLLGSRFVPKDGIRGHQSTQRFLLERIREGLYHDPIAKGLIELAKEGKTMGFWLDGELLYTHGHRLYMPHFGKLRKEVMKECHDSRWAGHLGIHRTLALLKDRYYWPHMGEDVETYMKTCLVCQQDEVELKSPVGLLQPLPIPERPWESVSMDFIVGLPKSDGFASILVMVDRFSKYATFISATKECHIEGAARLFLRHVVKYWRVLLSIISDREGRFTGRFWTKLFKSMGSNLNFSTSMHPQIDGQTERVNALLETYLRQYRSGATNQSPFEIVTGQQPLTPNAVATHYTGPNPTAYGFAKDWQEKNDLARACLHKASKRNKKWADQNRRDVQFQVYTRGLCGDRMVRRRYHRPRHEYLVQWKGLPDSEASWEIAKALWQFQEKIAPFHEGDVMRASLEQVGENVMGCKGKCHGLRRETCNHDGLM, via the exons AAGGAATAGGTACCCTATTCCCCTCATTGCAAATTTGTTCGACCAACTTGGTAGTACGAGATGGGTTACCAAGTTGGACTTGAGATCGGGGTACCATCAAGTTCGGATAGCCGAAGGAGACAAGCCAAAGATAGCTTGTGTGACACG TAAGTCACTCGATGAACATGTGGAGGATTTGAGGGAAGTGTTCCAAACTTTGAGGGAAAATGAGCTATTCGTCAAAGAGGAGAAATGCACCTTTGCTCCACGAGAGGTGCCATTTCTAGGTCACATTGTAGGAGGTGGCAAGATCCGGATGGATGAAAGCAAGGTTCGGGCCATTGCCGAGTGGGAGGCTCCAACCAAGGTGATAGAGTTGAGATCTTTCCTTGGGTTGGCAAACTACTATAGACGCTTTATCGAAGGTTACTCTAGAATTACTGCACCCTTGACGGGCATGTTGAAAAAGGGTAAGGTATGGGATTGGAACCCACAGTGTGAGAGGGCCTTCAATCAATTGAAGCAAGTAATGACAAGTGAGCCCGTACTTGCATTACCGAATTACTTGAAGCCTTATAAAGTACGCACGGATGCGTCAGATTATGCCATTAGAggagtactgatgcaagagggtcatcCCATTGCTTTCGAAAGTCGAAAGCTTAATGAGACGGAACGGAGATATACGATCCAAGAAAAGGAAATAACCACTGTGGTGCATTGCTTGCGCACATGGAGGTATTATTTACTGGGTTCCAGGTTTGTG CCGAAAGATGGAATTCGCGGCCATCAGTCAACTCAACGGTTCTTATTAGAGCGCATTCGAGAAGGGTTGTATCATGACCCCATAGCCAAAGGCTTGATTGAGTTGGCCAAGGAGGGGAAAACGATGGGATTTTGGCTTGATGGGGAACTACTATACACCCATGGGCACCGCCTCTATATGCCTCACTTTGGGAAATTGCGCAAGGAAGTCATGAAAGAATGCCATGACTCACGATGGGCGGGCCATCTGGGAATACACCGTACCTTGGCCCTTTTGAAGGATCGATACTATTGGCCTCACATGGGTGAAGATGTGGAGACCTATATGAAGACTTGTCTAGTATGCCAACAAGACGAGGTTGAGTTAAAGAGTCCCGTCGGCTTGTTACAACCCTTGCCCATTCCGGAAAGGCCATGGGAGAGTGTATCCATGGATTTTATTGTGGGTTTGCCTAAGTCTGACGGATTTGCAAGTATTCTTGTTATGGTAGACAGGTTTTCAAAGTATGCAACGTTTATTTCTGCTACCAAGGAGTGCCACATTGAGGGGGCAGCTCGCTTATTTCTTAGACACGTGGTAAAATATTGGAGAGTGCTACTGTCTATTATCAGTGATCGAGAAGGGAGATTTACGGGCCGGTTCTGGACAAAGCTGTTCAAGTCAATGGGCTCGAACTTGAACTTTTCAACAAGTATGCATCCACAAATTGATGGGCAAACGGAACGAGTGAATGCATTGTTGGAGACATATCTTCGACAGTAT CGAAGTGGGGCAACGAATCAAAGTCCATTCGAAATAGTGACAGGTCAACAGCCACTCACACCTAACGCTGTTGCGACCCATTATACAGGACCAAATCCTACTGCATATGGATTTGCGAAGGATTGGCAAGAAAAGAATGACTTGGCTAGGGCTTGTTTACACAAAGCAAGCAAGCGCAACAAGAAGTGGGCCGATCAGAATCGAAGGGATGTGCAGTTTCAG GTTTACACAAGGGGCTTGTGCGGAG ATCGTATGGTGAGACGAAGGTATCATCGACCACGACATGAATACTTGGTACAATGGAAAGGACTACCTGACAGTGAAGCAAGTTGGGAAATTGCCAAGGCATTGTGGCAATTCCAAGAGAAGATAGCCCCGTTCCATGAGGGGGACGTGATGAGGGCGTCGCTAGAACAAGTAggggagaatgtcatgggttgCAAAGGGAAATGTCATGGGTTGCGAAGGGAAACTTGCAACCATGATGGACTTATGTGA